A segment of the Mercurialis annua linkage group LG4, ddMerAnnu1.2, whole genome shotgun sequence genome:
ctcaaaaaagtataaattgggttagatgatcccatgacacaagtttagggggcgcgttgatcctttgttcaatttgcaattacaacataaattttaaaacttgacaatgttagtaaccaactttacacttttagcaaatcgatacaccaaacacgaaaaacactaacgtgaacattgtaatataccgctatgtgtcgttgcgtgattggtcgATGTgataatttgccaaaaaataaaagttggttatTGATATtaccaagtttcaaagtttacattatattacaaattaagataaaattcGTGTAtgtatttgcaattaaccctaaaagAAAGTAAGCGACGTCAAGAGTTTGAGGATTTTCATATCGGTTCAGTCGAGTTGGGGCTCGTaggttattaaaatttaaaatcattagcTCTATTTTTCGTTACCATCGTCTAACCTAATTCAGATGCAAATTTCTCTTTGATACAAATAACTCTAGAAaataaattgaaccaaaaatatagtggtaatttaatttaatttaatctaatctCTAATCTCCTACATGCTCCACTCTGCTTTTATCGCCGGCGACGGCAGTCAAGACCGCTGTTCATAGTTGCTTCCTTACCCGAAGGTAATTGAGCTTCCCGTctacttattttttaaataaaattgatgtttgtttcattttttgCTATTAATTGAATTCAATTGAGCTTCATTATTACTATTACTCTATTGCTATCGATAAAAGCCTATTCTCATTTGATAAATTTTgtctatgtttttttttttttgagataagCTTGTTGAAGAATtgaattttgttgtttttagagTTTGTTGACTAGGCCAACACTACATCAAGATGAGTATTGAACCATTCAAGCGGTAATACTCACTTCAATTCTGAACCtgctttttttttcatttcccaTTTTGTGTTTTGTATAATCATTTGGGAGACATGTTTTAAGCAGACTAGTGAAGCTTGCTGCTCGAGCTTTTTACGATGATATAACTAAAGGcgaaaatcagcccaagacggGACGCAGTGATAACAGAGGGATTGCTGTGGTGGTGCTTGATGCTTTAACCAGGTTAGTTTTGATTCAAATTTTAGTTGTCATTCTGTATTGAAGTCTTGTAGGGGTTAGAGAGTGGATTACATAGTTGTGAGAGGTGCCATGGGGTCTCAACCGCCAAGAGGCCAGCGACTTCCATGAGTCGTTCCCATTGGCGCCTCGGAGCGCCTTTCACCTTTAATAACTACGGTGGATAACAAATTTAGCTTGTATGCAATTTTATTCATTGTTTTGTGAGTTTGAATAGTTATATATTATTGCTTCTCGTCTTTGTGGACACTTTTAAGGTTGTGGTTATGTAGAATATTTATGACAGATTACACAAACTATTATAGAATGTACTGGTAATGCATGCTATTTTTTTAAGGTGTTTTTTACATCATTATATGTATGGGTCATTTTATTGCTTCCACTTAGATTTGTAATAGGTCAATTTTATTGATCATATTATCTCACAGACGACAATGGGTCCGGGAAGAAGATTTAGCAAAAGATTTAAAATTGCACTTAAAGCAGCTTCGTAGGATCCTGCGGTTTTTCGAGGAAGAAAAATTGGTTACACGAGATCATAGGAAAGAGGTAACACCTTGTTTGAACGATCTTGCTgttttttgtttgttgttgttattACTCCTTTGGCACAATGTACTTGTGATATTTTGCATTGTTTGCCAGAAGACGTTAAGTTTATTTTCATTGTAAATTCTAATACAAGGAAGCCTTTAGCTGAATCGTTACAGCTCCTATATGTGTCTTGTTATTTTGGTGTATGTACTGTTAATGAGGCTTTAGTTTTAGGTATTCTATGAGTTACCTCAATCATGTAATGTGATGTCTTTTACCAGCCACTGTTCTTTATTACATATTTTCCTCATAAGATATAATCGCTTTTGATTTTTTCAGACAGCTAAAGGAGCTAAGATTTATAGTGCTGCCGTAGCTGCGACAGCTGATAGTCAACACACTGGAAAGGGAGATGACAAGATAAAGTTACACACTCACTCTTACTGCTGTCTGGATTATGCACAGGTTCTCTTCCTCATTATGTAGAAACTTCCACTTTTGatcttctttttttataattgtattaaAAGTAATGCTAAATATTCTGCTGGAATTTtgcatttcttttttttaaaaaaagatttcTAAGTCAAATTTGGATTTCAGATATATGATGTTGTTAGGTACAGACTGCATCGGTTGAAGAAACAGCTAAAGGATGAATTGGATAATAAGAATACCATGCAAGAGTATATATGCCCTAACTGTGCTAGAAGGTATCATGAATTCTTCTTATTTTTACCTTTTAGTTTGTTATGTGTTAAACATTTTTAGAGGGGGAGGATGGCTGTTTTATCTGATAAAGTTAATATTCTTAAATTCTCTAGCAATTCCATTTTGATACAATTAGGTACAACGCTTTGGATGCACTTCAATTGATTTCTCTTGATGATGAATACTTTCACTGCGAGAATTGCAATGGAGAACTTGTGGCAGAGAGTGACAAGTTGGCCTCTCAAGAAGGAGGAGATGGCGATGATGGTGCAAAGAGGCGACGGCGTGAACAATTAAAAGACGTCCTTCAAAGAATGGAGGTTTGTCATTTGCTTGGCCTTTTTCACATAGATTTCTGGATgcttgtgattttttttttatattaaatggtAAAAATATGCAATATCTCTATTCTCTCGAACGGCTTTCATATTTATAGATGTGTCATTCAAATAACATTAAGCACCACAAGAAATGAAAATCGTGTTCATACAATGTCAAAACTTCAGTAGAAAGATAAATGTTATATGCACACAATAcactttaaaatttcataaatttaggATTATATAGTTGCACCTTTACCTTATCCCTAATTACATGCTTTTCTCTTCAGATTACATGAAAATCTTGCTGATAACTAATTCCTTTTCAGCAATAAGTAAACATTTTTTATATCCTTCCTTTCTGAGGGGAAAAATCAAATGGCTGCAGGATCAACTTAAGCCATTGATGGATCAACTTAACAGAGTGAAAGATCTGGCTGTTCCTGAATTTGGAAGCCTTCAAGCATGGGAAGCACGAGCAAGTGCTGCTGCACGTGCAGCGAATGGTGATGCTGGTTCCAATGATCCCTCCAAGTCTTCACAGGGAGGTTATAGTGGAACACCAATGCCATTTCTTGGGGAGACTAAGGTAGTaatctttttgttattttctcccTTTCTATCTCATATTTGAGAATTTTAAGGCATAGCCTGCATTgcattattgaatattaattgtAGTTGCTTAAATATTCAGTATCACCTATTGCCATATTTCCATTCAAGCTAGAAGTTAGTTATTATCCCAGCCAATCAGTTGGATACAAGTACTGGAGTCCAGAACATATTGATATCTGTACTTACAATTCTCATTGTCTGGCTCTGAGATCTTCCAGCCTAATAGGCTTAGTTAAATTTAGAAGCTTGATGTGTTTTGGCTTGAAAACCATGGCTGTGAAACCTGGCCCAACCAGGCCAGTTCAACCAGAAACTCCGGGATCGGCCATTGAGTCGGGTGTGACAACTAAAAAACTCTTTTGGATAGAAATCCTTTTCAAATTTGTTGAACTGGACGAATATCTTCTGACCCAAATGACTGTAAATTGttcaaatggttttaaagaGTTTTCAAACTATAGCTCATTTGCCAAATATACCataatcttaaaaaataatcaatttggTCCaatttttgaccttttttagaTATACCCACTACTCATTTGGAGCTAACATGGCACAATATTATGCTTCCACGTGTACAAAAGTTATCCTACTGGACATATACAACATCCTGCCACGCCAGCTACAAACTATGTATATATTTGGCAACACTCGAAAAAATAATGGACCAAAATACGCTGTgcctttataaatttatattttcctaTGTCGTATAATTTTTATGCTACTATAGAAATAGAGATAATGTGATATATATGACCTTAACACCATAAATAATgtataattaaaagtttaatggGCGAAAGCAACTATTCTGTCATAGAAAATGATGTTAGTGCTAGAATGTCTTTTGGAAATGTAGTGTAGATGGTTTTGCAAACAGCAGTTAAATATAATTCTCccttaaatttgaaatataaagaTGATAATGATAAGAATCAACCATGGAAATTCAGCCTGTTAAAGTTATTAGttcattaataatttatttttaaaagttaaattttgtgAAGTTTTTTAATGGTGAACTTTTCTAAGAAAttcttttacaaaaaaattaatattatttttttagttttgaattTGTAGACCGATTAATATGTACTATTCATACtcaatagtttattttttatatctaaaaataatattaaagatatttttttctttaacccTTAACCCTCTATCTTAACTGGTTTTGCGGCTGAGGCGGGTTTGAAAATCATGTTAAAAACAGATAACGACTTAATGTTTCATTCTATTATTTTCGAAACTTTCTACAAGTTTATTTTCTCATACGGTCACTGTAGTTTGTAATAGGTTGAAAttcttttctgtttttttttttttggctctTAGCAGTATGTTTTTCAAGATGCTTTGCTTTCCTTTCGTTGAGAATATGGTGTATTCTACCCTATTAACTTTAGGATACAAAGACAATGAATGGAAGTGATGGATATCTAAGTATGTGCTTATTGTTCATATGCATTGGATTTATGCTGTGATTGTAAGAATCCACAACTCGGTTGAAATACTTTTGCAGCTAGTATTTAATCTGCATTTTATTGCATCACGCCCTTGGCTGGATGATTGATTTCAAAACTTTTTTTGTCCCAGCTTTTCTGCGTGGTAGCTGTTAtaagttttggatttttttttaaccaaatgCCAGTAACTTAAATTCCTTTTTCTCGTCAACCTTTTTCTCGTCTGTAATTGTGTTTGAAGAGATTTGCTGCCAGTCATTCTAATTCTTATTAGTTGCTATTTTCACTTATATGGGGAGAAGACATTTTTACTGGTTATgcatattattttctttttgatatttGTCTCAGTGTTTGGAATTTGGGATGAAATATTCTTGTTGGCTTTCTCGAGATTTGGATCTTTGACCTGATTGCCAAAAGCAGGGTCTCTTTTTAGTCGCCAATGCCACCTCTGGCTCACTCAGTCATTATAAGTGTTTCTTAAATCTTTTTATTGATAGAATGTTAAGACATTATGTGGACAATTTTATTGGTATAAGTTGTTGAAAATATAGTTGAGATAAGCAGTAACATTTAAGTTCTGATGATGGATTATAGTTTCCTCATTGTACATTGTTTGTTCTATGGTAGTTTATTAGTTTAATTCTGTTTTTTCCCCTACTGTTCAGTCAATTAGAGCCTTTAAGAATGAAAATGTAGCTAAACGTTTAAGTTACCATGATCATGAGTGATTTATGATATTTAAGATTGTTTTTAATTCGAACATGAGACAAAATCTGCAGTTTCATGATCATGAGTTATGTTGGCAGGTTGAAGTTGCTTTCTCTGGTGTTGGGGGCAAGGAAGAAGATGTCAAACCAGAGATTGAAGGTTCCCTGAAAGTTTTACCACCATGGATGATCAAGCAGGGAATGAACCTTACAAAAGAACAACGTGGACTGAGCGTCAAGCAGGAGTCAAAGATGGATGGCAGTTCAGCAGCGCCAGATATGCCAGATGACAAAAAGGGCACTAACAATGGTGATAGCACTACTCAGTATCAGGTATTGGAATGATATTATCAATTTTCTTTTCCAATCTCCCTGGACATATGATTAGTTATTTCTCACCAATTTGTGTTTCTCTGTTGGGCTCCTGCTCCATAACTGCTCACAGGATGAGTATGTTAAAGCTTATTATGCTGCATTGCTTAAGCAACAACAAGAACTAGAAGAAGCTAGTAAGCAGCAAGAGTCATCACAGACGCCCCTTTCTAACGGTGTTTCTGAAATGCCCTCTAATCGTCAAGTGGGCATGAAGTCCAAACATGAGGAAGATGAAGGGGAAGATGATGTTGAATGGGAAGTGGGCCCGGCAGGAGGTAAGCCTCAATAATAACATCATCGAATGAGATCTGGAGCCGACGCGTTCGGTTTAAATATTCTAGTTCAGTTTTAGTATAGATCAAACCCAATATAAAAATCAATCGAGCCAATTGGTTCGTTtcagtttaaaatatttaaatcattatgaatttggtttgattttgaaaaaaaaaaaatcaaattttcagTTCTGTTAGGTTCGAAGCAAATGGCAAACGGTAGTTACAAGAACTAGgcaaatattttagaaattgtGGTTGCACCTATAAAAATGCTAACGATTTAATTGAAAGTAGAACTCCGTATTTTTCTTTGGATATTTTGTTGGTCACACTCATTATGTGTCGGTTATGATCTTGCAGGCGATGCAACCGAAAGCTACAAGGTTGACTTGAATGTTGAAGCTGAACCTTCAGGAGATGACGAGGATGATATAGATTGGGAAGAAGGTTGAATGTTAAACTAGTTGACTTATATAAAATGGTTGagaataattttacaaattgaATCTGATAGATTACTAATGtttcatgtaatttttttgcttttcgtaaacattttattttctcttcGCTGAGTTTAAGATGATGTTTATTGAGGACTAGCATAGGCACTTTCTTGTGCATTGTAGATTATGTATGTTTTTGGTTGTATACTATTTGGCACATCACCCGGTCATGATAAATGTAAGTAGCTGTACCAGaggatttatttttcttaagatattacattatttttgttattactATTACTATTCGTCGTTTATTGGATTTTTCCTGTTTGGATGAAATTTGTTTCTTATTCTATTTGAGTTTAATTGTGTTTTCTTAAATTATGTGATAATAATAAAGGGACAGTTCTATTGGGAAGGAGTATATATTGTTGGAAGAATTTTGGTAAAATATGTGTTTGGAATTTTGCAGTATTACTTTTTTAAATTCAGTTCCTCCACTATTATTCGTATATATTGAGTttttatactttaaattttattaatattaggtccTTCCATCACAAAATATattaggcaccgtttggattgagggtttttaaaatctatagattttagcaaaatcgatggattttaaatcatagattttaaaattccatcgtttggattgaatataaaatcaatggatttttaatattatttatggaaaataataaatagtataacaatccatcatctataaaaaaatggtggatttggactttcccacctaataggtgggaaatcaaaaccctcaaaaatgagggattgtagaaaatgagggaatttataaatccatggattctagtaattttttttctaggcaAATGATAGATTTTGTCAAATCAGTGgattgtttagaatccatcgtttagaatccatcaatccaaacggtgctgTTAGTGGTATCAAGTCACATTGAAAAGTTTcattgaaaaatttatttttaacaagttttaattcaacaaaattaatatagaaaaatgaataattttttttattttggtgagATTAAAAGCGCGTGGAatataatgtattttatttttgtgacggaagaatttaatatctacaaaattaaaagtgttaggattttaataaataaattaacaagattctataaaaaaacagaaaattataaaaactcaaatgtaatatattttaccaaaaaaattaatataggCTCTCATCAAAAAGTTTATCGTGACCATTAtcgaaaaacaaacaaaaagaacttataatttcaaaaaaaaaatacaaaaagaactTATCGTGACTAACCCATTATTTTACTGGCTGGGATTCAGAAGATCAAACTTGTCtagtttgacaaaaaaaatctcCAAAAAAATATCTCACCCCACACAGATCAATTCGGTCCGACTCGTTCTTCTTCCACTTTCATTTCATTTCAAGGTAATTTCTTAAATGCTCATTTTAATTAGGGTTAGAATGTAGAGCAACGCTTAATTTAAGACCCGATTTTTAATGCATTGTCATTTGGTTTATGCATGAGTTGAACTATAGGTGGATCTTAGGGTTTCTGCTGGATCTAACTTTAGGTTATTGATTGATGGCTTTGTGATGCTTGAGAATTGTACTGTAGTTTTACTTGTGTAATGTATAGCCTGTAATGTGGTGAAAGATCAACCAACTCTTGAATTATGAATATTGTTCTATGTAGTGTAGTGTTCATGATTTTTGTAGGAGATgaaatgaaacaaaagcaaatgaATGCTTGCACTCTAGAGTTAGGACTTCGCTTTTGACAAGTTAGTTAGATTACGTTTTAATGCGTGGTTTGATGGATCCATCATCTTCTTAGATAGTGGAACCCGCTTGTCAAATTTGTGGA
Coding sequences within it:
- the LOC126676473 gene encoding transcription initiation factor IIE subunit alpha, whose product is MSIEPFKRLVKLAARAFYDDITKGENQPKTGRSDNRGIAVVVLDALTRRQWVREEDLAKDLKLHLKQLRRILRFFEEEKLVTRDHRKETAKGAKIYSAAVAATADSQHTGKGDDKIKLHTHSYCCLDYAQIYDVVRYRLHRLKKQLKDELDNKNTMQEYICPNCARRYNALDALQLISLDDEYFHCENCNGELVAESDKLASQEGGDGDDGAKRRRREQLKDVLQRMEDQLKPLMDQLNRVKDLAVPEFGSLQAWEARASAAARAANGDAGSNDPSKSSQGGYSGTPMPFLGETKVEVAFSGVGGKEEDVKPEIEGSLKVLPPWMIKQGMNLTKEQRGLSVKQESKMDGSSAAPDMPDDKKGTNNGDSTTQYQDEYVKAYYAALLKQQQELEEASKQQESSQTPLSNGVSEMPSNRQVGMKSKHEEDEGEDDVEWEVGPAGGDATESYKVDLNVEAEPSGDDEDDIDWEEG